A segment of the Lolium perenne isolate Kyuss_39 chromosome 3, Kyuss_2.0, whole genome shotgun sequence genome:
ggccaagtaaatagccaagggacaaagccgtgagtacattggaattatactcgcaaaccatcaagaaggtgataacaattctaactaaggaagacaagagagaaataatagtttctcttgtggatatagcatgtggaagagaatcagtttctcttgtggatatagcatgtggaagagaatcagtttctcttgtggatatagcatcccaacttcGCAGTTAAAGGGAacactaagagggttctatgacatctctacatctttgttgaagaaggtactctaaaagatatcctatgacatctctatatctttgttgaagaagataatctaaaagatatcctatgacattctctatatctttgttgaagaagttacttcaaaagagttccacaacataaaacactaggatggggtaacccaattttatttatccttcccgaccatctccatatggtcgacacatcctttcccgtacccttccggtacttcaaaacaagttctttcctttcctttgtcaaacaactttgtaaaacaaaactcatcaggctaagcaacagccattccaaccgtccatgaccgcggacgcggctattcgaatagattttactctgcagagtttgcacactttccccacctctatccggatacctattgtgtgggcatcatccccgcataacaacatatgccacgacggatacccgaacatagcctttcgcccattcgacttagcaagaggtcctaccctatggagtatgtacctccccggcaccgtggcagctcacctcctcttgagccaggagacccatagtgtcttccggacgggttagccccgaaggcctcccgttatactattgtcccaacaatgacaacccggactcgggggtaaccgtacccttgtatagttgtgtggtgcctcatgctaagaagaacaaacgtcaagctaagctccgtgcccacgttggagtagctgtggttgcgcgggttaattgtcacgggtgaatacttagacgccaaagttttcataaacaagattctctttccaaccatctttgccaagatccttttctttcataaacacacacttaggtaagtccaactcacccaaggtttttcagaagttcttttcaacaaggtatttttccaaggggttcccaacctatagtttcatgtaagaactaagagacaacaatggcgtgatgctagccatcataccactaaggagatgataattgaggtgtcaaggggatcatacatacttaggataagcatgcatagggacatcataaatagcatgattcaacaagggtcttgatgttaatcatcataccactaagaagatgataatataggtggtcaagggggcatacatgcttagagtaagcatgcataagatcaacaaggggttcaacacactcgagagtaagtatgtataacagcaacaaggggttcacaaacttgggagtaagtatgcatggcatcaacaaggggtttaagatacgacaagggcatgatgctaaccaccataccactatggggtgcaaaaagggtgtcaagaggtcaacacacacaagacaagtgggcgtacccatcacacttagaggggtacaccaagaacatgatgatgaagaccaccatttcactaaagggggttgtaggtgaggtgccaaagagaataaacatgctcatggtgagcatgctccatcaacataagtagaaacaacacaagatagatcgagagacaagaataacaacaaagtaaccacaatatgtgattaaacattcagagatcaagagatggcttgccttagcttatttgtccctggacttcttcaactccatcaatataagaatcccaacaataaaaataaaatcctACTTGAAccacttctccttcttctccgaattgttcgcatctaacgccggaaaatataaaagaacacaatcaacacattgcaccaatcataacaagcatgcaacaatCAACAATCAAAAGCTAATCACTCTATAAGTCTAACATATTAAGTACTTATATATACTACcaagcaactaaaagagaacccattttatttacctagtaaaggtatgagagtatcacactTAGCAAATGCCTCTCTCGGCATCACCATGGCCcaactaagtatcccctggtagataacattagAAAGAGGAAAAGTGCATAAGTTTGGAACCACAAACATTTATATTTTAtaatcaaacatttttggaaaagcacaAATCATTcttcttatcttattttgttacaAAACACTACCAATAAAAAGGAAGTAAACAATTATTCCACACCATTTGAAAAATTAAGCCAGATAATAGAACTAAGgataagttgcagaggttttgttttgcaagaataaaacattggttgaccaattttttttttaaaaaagttggttaaagattttaaataaacaaaagtcTTGGTACAACCATGCATGTGACACACACACACTTGCAAACAGATACAAAATTTCTTGAACAGAGACTAAAAGTATTTGTCCTAGATGGACAGTAACAAAACAAGGtcaacacaattggattcatccgaaaatattaatcctaacattttaggAATTACAAATACTAAACAATAACCAGTGAACATGTTTAATGCACTAAAAAtcttacaaaaatcctaaaaatatgggaccagtggcatttgaaagGTATTGAAATTTCTGAACTAACGCAATTGGTTTCACTCGATTTGGGTTAGTAAAACTCTAGATATTCTCAAAACAGTGCCACTGGTTTCTACAGCAAATTTCAATTTTTCAAACATTTAAAACGGGCGGGAGTTCTCTGGGCCGTGCGGGGTGGcagtattgggccggcccaggtatGTTTTCCAGGTGGatgaaaaaaacaaaacaaaaaataaagagAAAGAAAAGGGAGAGGGGCCCGGGCGGGCCAGGCCACTTGGGCCGACGTGGCCAAAACGGCCATGCAGGCACGATTTGGACGTCGAGGCgttcgtcgtcctcttcctctgTGCAGCGGACGGGAAAAGAACAGGGGCGTCCAGGCGCTTACCTACAGGCGACGGAGGTTGACGGCGAGGTCACGGTAAGGCGGTGGCGGGTCGACGGCGGTTCGAGGCCGTCCAAGGGGCACGTCCAGGGCGCCATACCCTCCTGCAGCAGCCTCGCTCGACGGATCCACTCCGCAGATGCTCCCGGATGAACTTCAACAGCGGCGGTTACCGACGGTCCTGGGCGATGTGGAGGCATGCGTTAGGACGGGAAGAACATGGCAAACAAGACGGAATAGAGAGGGAGGGAAAAAGGGTGTCGGGGCGAGCTCCACCGGCTCGCCACCCTTGCGGTGATCATGCCGGCGTGCCCTTCTCCGGCGAGCAGCGGCTAGGGAACTTCTAGGTGCATGTTGCGGGAGCTCAgggagggggagaggagccgtggGGTGTGCAGAAAGGAGTGGGCAGGGTGCGGGTTTTATAGCCGGAGGGAGGTGTGTGGGTGGTGGCTGTGGCCAACGGGAGGGCGAGCTAGCGGTGGAAGCGACCAATGGAGAGGCGAGGGCTGACGTAGGGGCGGTGCTGGAGCGTGACGTAAGGGTGGGGACGTCAGCAAGAGGGAGGGGCGCGCGGGAAGGGAGGGAAGGTGAGCGAGGGAGTTTCCAGAGCTGTTGTTCTCTCGTTCCCTCTCGGTTAGGGTTTGGTGTTGGGCCCCTTTTGGGCTGCTCGACTTAGGTTGGTGGGGAAGGCCTAGAGGGAGGTGCAGGGGTGGTTTTTGGGGGGTTTAGATCGGGCAAAGAGGGTGCAAGGGTTAGGCACAAGCAAAAACATGGCCCGGCCATGTTTGAtgcaaaaagagagagagagggagaggtagAGGGGTGGGTGTGAAATGTGATGGGACAAATCCCATGCAAAGTCCGGGTTTGCACCACTTTGCAAGAGTTGGAAAGAAACCAAGAGTAAATTTGAAACAAAGAGATCTCCTAGAACTCAATTTTGGAAATGAACACCTTCCTATCTTTAATTGAGCAAAGATTTTTGAAAAAGGTTTGGTAAGACTAGAAATAGTTGTGTATGGAGGAGGTTTTCTAGGGTTTTAGGTTAAGTGGAAGGGAAACCCCAAATTTGAGAATTTCAATTATTGCCAATGTAGAGTTggatgattttgaaaggattaaaAACAAATGGAGGTTATCCATTTGATGAACCAAAGTTCATTCACCAAGATCATGAATATAAGGAGTTGTGATCTTGATAGATATGTGAGATGTATTAATGGCAAAGGCAATGCCATGCATGGGTATTTGATCACAGATTCAAATACCTTAGATTTGGTGTCTAAGGCTTTGATTTATATTTGTACAATCAAATAGGCTTACTTGAAATATTTGAAGAAGAGGAGAGGTTTTATAAGAGTATAATGATCCATAGAGGAATAGAAAATATGAATCCATTCATTTTATTTTAGGAACCCAAAACTACACATAAAAGCTTTCATAATATTTTGAAGTCACATAAAGTGATGGTAAACCATTTGGTAAATACTTTGTGCCAAAATAAAAACATCTTTTGGAAAACCTTTTATGATACCATGATCAAAGGTGATCATAGTAAAATTTAAAAAGAAAGGTTTTTGACAAGATCCTTTGATTAATATTTTGAGTCATATGACAAAACAAAAAGAGGTATATTTGTGGTTTAGGTCAAAAGGTTCAATTATTTTTAAAGAGAGGAGGTTAAGGTAATACAAGAGTTACCATGGCTTCACTATTTTTCTGGAGACTAGAGATTGTGTGTTGAGGTACTTTATGGTAAAACACCAAGCATAGGGTTTTGTGTACTGGTAGGGAAAGGAAAAGAATTTCCcagggccacacatgtgttttattaggtgagttgctaGATTGTTTTACCACTAGATGCGTTGTTCTCAAGAGTAAACTTAACAAGCAgatcaagacaatacatctataaacagatcaaggcaattcatcttagtTAGCCTTTCGAAAAagttttttgttccccctaatttttgcactcaggacaattaaacaaggttgcaaaagttagtGTGTGACAAACTCCTTTCCTACAATAGCGAGCAGGTCATCTGGTAGTCTGGTAGGCTGCTCATTAACACTTGCAAGAAGTGATAGCGCTTTTTGTCCAACGGCAGCTTCTCCTCTCGGGCCAAAGAAATACAGATCAGCAAATTTTGCATCATCTTTGTCTGTTGAGTTGGTATCAACTGCTCGGACGACAAACCTGTACCTGATAAGTTAGTGTCAGAAGAGATGTAAAGAATGTGTCAGTATTCTCCATGAGGAAATTATAAGTCTAAGCACAGTAGGTATAGGACCAATAAGAGAAAGGCTGAATATAAGTATGCTCACCTTGGTAAAGGTACAGTTGTGGTGCAATCAGGACACCTGTAGCTCCCACTTTCTGGGATCAATTTTTTCCAGCAGTCTGTGCAACTCATATAATAGCACCCATCGCCTTCATGGATCTCGGTGATTTTGAAAGAAATTTTGTAACGCATTCCCTAGTTATGCACAGGAGAAAGATTAGTTAAGAGGAGAAAAGCATTTATACAGTGTAAAAAGCCATGTATTTTGTCAGAAAGAATAACACCAAAAAGAATAATCTGTGATAACACTATGGAGGACCCCAAAGATAGAGAATTTCATTACATAATTACTGGATGAGATATGTAGGAGTAAGTTTGAGTTTGGCAACAGGGAGTGAACATACCGAGCTTGTTTAGTATAATACTGCAATACAATAAATATAAGAAAAATATCGGTACAAAAATCTTAAACAAATAATTTGTTGGTGTCCATAACATGGTAGAGAATAGTTGTTTTTTCGTGCTATCATAAAAAAAGAAGGTAAGTGAACATGAAGAAAATTCAATTGTACCAAAACAGAACACATATGTAGATTAGTACTGTTGTATGAATAAGAAGTAAGCTAGCAGTGGGAGTTCACAGATAGGGCACAATAGATGTATGAACACAGATCGTTGGATAGACATGACGGTATGTTATAATTGTTAGAACACAATTTAGAAACAGTATGGGCGGACCATGATATCATTTGGTTCAAACGTTGATATCTCTGTGATCGATGAAGGTATTGGCTCAGCGTCATTTTTGGTCTTTCCAGTGTGCCACTCTATGTGGTATGGAAGATCCTTTGTCCTGGAAGATATGCAAAACATGAATGATGGTCAATAAATAGGAAAAAACAAATAATGGAGATGAGCTCATGATGCAGTATACTTTTCTCGGACATCAGCAATTTCTGGGAGTGGTGCATTTACATAGCATCTTGTTACTGACGTACTCTGAAGGGCAAGTAAACCTGTAGAGGAAGAAATAATGTAGGTATCATGAACCGAATGGAGATGGAACGAGGAGCAAAAATGAAGAAGAAGATCACAGGTACTGAAaacgaagaagaagatgatagataTTGACCTGAATACTCGCCAACTGTCATGCCAACAAAAAGAACTATAATTGGCCCTTGAGCTGATGCCGCTATCAGCTCATCGACATCAAGCAAATCAGCTTGTTCTCCCCACAATGTAACAGTAGCATGTGTGCTTTATGAGGTCCAATGAAAACAAATTAAAGAGTGGTAACACTATAGCACATAAAATTAGCACTATCAGGAAGACTCACCTGCCATTTGTGATATATAGCTGTCGCCTATGGCTTTTAGCTTTTCCAGATGGAGGAAGTAGTAGGGGCGTCACCTTGTTCACCAGGCCAACCACATCTGCGCGTGCATGCAGAAAAAATTAGCTATAGGAATGTAACATAGTAGCAGGATGGACTAATGTTTCATCTGGTTGTGTGTGTACCAGATAAGGTAATAACACTGTCAACTCGATCTGATAACATGCTCAAGGGAAGAGCAGTATAAGCAAATATAGGAAAGTTCTCAGGCGGTGGCACAATCTCTGCCACTTTTGTCCTCTAAGTGAAACAGATCCTTAAAGGATTATCCACTGAACGATAGTTCTTTTTTGGTTTGGCCAAATCAAACTTTTCAACAGTGTAGACTGATCCTTCTTTTATCAGATCTTTAAACTGCTCCCATCTCTTTCCTAGGATCCAACCTTCCATTGTGGATTTCTGCAAATTATGGCAGAGTTAAGACCATATACCCAGGACCGCTACTGAAACTCGAACGAAGTATGTATTGAACACTCAGATTTTTCGCAGTAGCCCTTCCGCAACAGCATGAGTAATGCCCTGATTACATCTCAAACTACAGAGGTTGTTGCTTTAAAAAAATGATATGCTAACCTATTGGCCTGTACAAAGGAATAAATATTCGCAGTAACTTGCTTACTAAGGCACCCACAGTCTAAGGATTTGGTTCATACACCGCTAATTAAAAAAATAAGAATAAAACTCCAACATACATACGTCATCAcatgaagaaaaagaagaaaataaggAGGCGCTATAGGCACATGAGAATATGCACAATGAGCAGATGCAGATGATTAACAGACATACTTTATGTCAAGGTGAAATCATTTATCACCATGGGAAAGAAGCAACTAATATCGCAAAAACTACAAGAGAAGTTATGGCTGAATCACGTGAATGATGACGTAGCATAAGACAAGTGGCACGGAGACCATATGACTTACTAATATGTAATAAATGTAAACATATACACCTTTTCAGATGCAGCAGCACATATAATTGAAAGTAAACATATCTTGAAAGAATATAAAAAATGTGTTAAATCTATAACACCTGATGCACATGGAATACAGATAGATTGTTTGGGTGATTGCAGTAAGCAAAACTAACCTATACAAATTTATAACTGAATTCGATGTATGGAAAGACAATGGAGTGGTGTGAACAAATGTAGCATTAAATAAATGGACAAAAAAGGAACACAGTGCACTAACAGATTAAATCGACCATGGCAACAAAGTATAGATGACTAAATCGAAAAGGAACACGGTCTGTTCATGTTCATTAGTGAAAAGTTTATCTAGGGAATATCTTATCTACGGTAGCTGAACAACATAGGTGAACCAAAGTGGAGAAAATTTAAAAATGTACCACACATGATTATCTAAAAGGGTACATCAGGCCACAACAAAAAAAAAGGTGGTCAAGAGCCTGGGACAGGGAGCATTCAGAGCTGGGAACATTGCTAAACGGATACAAAAGACAAATCTAAACAATATGGCAGGTGCCAAAGTGGAGAAAATTTTAAAATGTGCCACACAGGATTATCTAAAAGGGTACATCAGGCCACAAAAAAAAGGGTGGTCAAGAGCCTGGGACAGGGATCATTCAGAGCTTGGAACATTGGTAAACAGATACAAAAGATAAATCTAAACAATATGGCAGGTGAAAAAGCAAAGTAAGAAAATCTTACATGTCCATCAACACCACGAAATCAACAGTATACAAAGCTGCCTTATCTGGGCTTCGGAACTCCCAGACTCTAGCAAATCGAACCCTAATCTTTGCTCGAAATGAGTCCGGACCAAGATCCTTCAGAGCCGTGCAGTCCATCTTTGGTCACCACTCTGCACAGAGAAATCGAAGAGAATAAGGAAGAGACTGGGCATCATGGGGAAGAAGAGATCTGGAAGAAAGGAGAGGAAGAACCGAGAGAACAACCTGGAAAGAAGAAGTGAATCAGCAGAGGAGGCCGACCAGGGCGTATAAACCTGCGGAGGCGGAAAGTCGACACATCGATGCGGCGCAAGCACACGTGTAGCCTGGAGTGCATCGGCGGCGAACGCGTGGCGTCAATGACTCACCATGAGGGTTGGTGAAAATTCGTCCTCAACATCCGATGGAACTTAAGTGGGCTAAAGAAGTTGACAATCGATTATTGGGCCGCAGAAACTATAGGCAAAAGGTGGGCTAGCACCAAAGTACACAACATAGAGATAAGCATCCTGTGGGCTTGTAGCAGGACTTTTTTTACCTGTTTATACCTATGAACTAAAACGTGACAATTCTATGGACTCACATATAATAAAATGGAACTCTATTGATGCAGTATGAATGACAGCCTGTTTAAAAAGGAGAAGAACATGTACACAGCGTAGAAAATTCATAGGTTGTATCTTTACAGCCAAGAAGGTTGCAAGTTGGTAGATCGTATCATGGACAATAGAAAGTTTATTTGGTGGGTTGAAGGCAGGGGTGGCAAGATCCTAGCGACGCTAGATTGATCCGCCGGTGGCTGGTTTGATGATGACAGGTAAAAACAAATTCTCAAAT
Coding sequences within it:
- the LOC127338559 gene encoding uncharacterized protein; the encoded protein is MLSDRVDSVITLSDVVGLVNKVTPLLLPPSGKAKSHRRQLYITNGSTHATVTLWGEQADLLDVDELIAASAQGPIIVLFVGMTVGEYSGLLALQSTSVTRCYVNAPLPEIADVREKTKDLPYHIEWHTGKTKNDAEPIPSSITEISTFEPNDIMGMRYKISFKITEIHEGDGCYYMSCTDCWKKLIPESGSYRCPDCTTTVPLPRYRFVVRAVDTNSTDKDDAKFADLYFFGPRGEAAVGQKALSLLASVNEQPTRLPDDLLAIVGKEFVTH